One genomic window of Manihot esculenta cultivar AM560-2 chromosome 16, M.esculenta_v8, whole genome shotgun sequence includes the following:
- the LOC122722137 gene encoding uncharacterized protein LOC122722137, producing the protein MGTVLPRLSGRPPPQFAVRAPKRFWADERSAPSSEKKKEISLMPLSPSFDINGSGENDQLIVPFDVKYHFRKLVQAASSKEVSRPPAKASSQASKPSSRSTKSSRPSSRGGSSSALRPVEGSRSAPASSEGVREASLAIAEQTSVVEQVERGTAHSSGEVSGGKSKSPIEDKEASGTRLEIVLIEDSAPEVPTQDAPAPARTEPEGSEGVPSKTGDKRPAPSGTAAPSPARKKSRAAAGSSLALPSIGKRKSVAVEPPLFSSDNSLKASDITSESPASAVADFLREQMFGGVTEASDPRLLALTGLLASSTKEQASFQSHSREELGSLIREMLLMVTGLLMEVDIRDRSLRESVDRRIEEARLEENISATNDARGNLVAAREQIQSLQVELHSALEALKKAEEKAAETAKHTSSLEAELSRTRGVLKVSDERAAALEVRCKGVSEQLSSMADALQERNEALSQKAEVQRQHDALKADLEGLQTRLNEVETQREMALARVQEFVAEACEAHLNEYKASGEMGAAILKKAFRMYVTGYNRGLREARHAPDTPLAELLKYEADSDDCRRNICQPTEISSEESELEGEDVEVLGSKDDDPVSEGENPNLGSEVAPAVNIESSDPRDTELPADMTANRDNVGEEVLTNINKFLRL; encoded by the exons ATGGGAACTGTTTTACCCAGGttgtctggccggcctcctcctcagTTTGCTGTCCGAGCTCCAAAGAGGTTCTGGGCCGATGAAAGGTCTGCTCCTTCTTccgagaagaaaaaggaaatttccTTAATGCCCCTGTCgccttcttttgatataaatggaagtggagAGAATGATCAACTTATTGTTCcctttgatgtgaagtacca CTTCCGAA agTTGGTTCAGGCTGCTTCCTCCAAGGaggttagccgacctcccgCCAAAGCTTCTTCTCAAGCTTCAAAGCCGAGCTCCCGCAGCACCAAGTCGTCTCGGCCATCTAGCCGTGGTGGGTCGAGCTCAGCTCTTAGGCCTGTTGAAGGGTCTAGGTCtgctccagcctcctcagagggCGTGAGGGAAGCTTCCCTGGCTATTGCGGAGCAGACCTCTGTTGTTGAACAGGTGGAGCGGGGTACTGCCCATTCTTCTGGAGAGGTATCGGGGGGAAAATCTAAGTCCCCTATTGAAGACAAAGAGGCCTCAGGGACAAGGCTGGAGATCGTCCTTATAGAGGACTCAGCTCCAGAGGTTCCTACCCaagatgcccctgcccctgcGAGGACTGAACCTGAGGGTTCTGAGGGCGTTCCGTCAAAGACCGGGGACAAGCGCCCAGCCCCTTCTGGAACAGCTgccccatctcctgctcggaagaagtccAGGGCTGCTGCAGGGTCTTCTCTGGCTCTTCCTTCCATTGGGAAAAGAAAAAGTGTGGCTGTCGAGCCTCCGTTGTTTTCTTCTGACAATTCTCTGAAAGCATCGGACATTACCTCcgagtctccggccagtgctgttgcTGACTTTCTCAGAGAGCAAATGTTTGGTGGAGTTACAGAGGCTTCGGACCCTCGCcttcttgccctgactggtctcttagccagtTCTACTAAGGAGCAAGCATCCTTCCAGTCTcactctcgtgaggagctcggatccttGATTAgggaaatgcttctgatg gtgacgggcctccTCATGGAGGTGGATATCCGTGATCGTTCCCTCCGGGAGTCCGTAGAccgccggattgaagaggcgcgtctggaggagAACATATCTGCAACCAATGACGCGAGGGGGAATCTGGTAGCCgctcgggagcagatccagtccctCCAAGTGGAATTGCACTCTGCACTGGAAGCCCTAAAAAAGGCTGAGGAAAAAGCAGCTGAGACAGCAAAGCATACCTCGTCCttagaagcagagctgtctcGGACTCGTGGGGTCCTCAAagtgtctgatgagagggcagctgccttGGAGGTTCGCTGCAAAGGAGTTTCGGAGCAGCTATCCTCTATGGCAGATGCTCTTCAAGAGAGGAATGAGGCTTTGAGCCAAAAGGCTGAGGTCCAGCGTCAGCATGATGCCTTAAAGGCAGATCTTGAAGGACTTCAGACTCGTCTGAATGAAGTGGAAACTCAAAGAGAGATGGCCCTAGCTCGGGTACAG gaatttgtggctGAGGCCTGCGAAGCACATCTTAATGAGTATAAAGCCTCTGGTGAAATGGGAGCGGCTATTCTTAAGAAAGCCTTCCGCATGTATGTGACCGGCTATAATCgtggtttaagagaagccagacacgctcctgatactcctttggCCGAGCTTCTCAAGTACGAagcggactcagatg attgccggaggAACATATGCCAGCCAACTGAGATTTCTTCGGAAGAGTCCGAGCTAGAAGGAGAGGACGTGGAAGTCCTTGGGTCGAAGGATGATGACCCTGTTTCTGAGGGGGAGAACCCTAACCTTGGGTCAGAGGTTGCTCCTGCTGTTAATATTGAGAGCTCTGATCCAAGGGATACCGAGCTTCCTGCAGATATGACTGCCAATAGAGATAATGTAGGCGAGGAGGTTTTAActaat ATAAACAAGTTTCTTCGTTTATGA
- the LOC110603127 gene encoding uncharacterized protein LOC110603127: MMFCGVLKDRIQNWLRDYDRLQYLAVILIYIQIGCSLIGSLGALYNGVLLINLGIALFALVAIESSSQSLGRTYAVLLFCCILLDISWFIFFSHDIWIISSDSDGMFFIFSLKLTLAMQIVGFSVRLSSSLLWIQIYRLGVSLVESAGPQEADFDLRNSFLSPVTPAAARECTDSDVALGGSIYDPAYYSSLFEDGRNNRYVHVDQNSSILDSGSNSIAEVSQLKVSIGRSFQIIDEENAIGEHQTA, from the exons ATGATGTTTTGTGGTGTTTTAAAAGATCGAATTCAGAATTGGCTTCGCGATTATGATAGGCTTCAGTACTTGGCTGTCATCCTCATTTATATTCAG ATTGGGTGCTCACTGATTGGGTCGCTGGGAGCATTGTACAACGGTGTTTTGCTGATCAATTTGGGAATCGCATTGTTCGCTCTGGTCGCCATCGAGAGTAGTAGTCAGAGTTTGGGTCGGACCTACGCTGTTCTTCTATTCTGTTGTATTTTGCTTGATATTTCTTGGTTCATTTTCTTCTCTCATGATATTTG GATCATTTCTTCAGACAGTGATGGAATGTTCTTTATCTTTTCACTGAAACTCACTTTAGCAATGCAGATTGTTGGGTTTTCTGTGAGATTGTCATCCTCATTGTTGTGGATTCAGATTTACAGATTGGGGGTTTCTCTTGTAGAAAGTGCTGGTCCTCAAGAAGCAGATTTTGATTTAAGAAATAGTTTCCTCAGTCCAGTAACTCCTGCTGCAGCTAGAGAATGCACAGATTCTGATGTTGCTTTAGGGGGCTCTATTTATGATCCAGCTTATTATTCATCTCTTTTTGAAGATGGTCGGAACAATAGATATGTGCATGTG GATCAAAATTCCAGTATTCTTGACAGTGGATCCAATTCTATTGCTGAAGTTTCTCAGTTGAAGGTGTCCATTGGCAGATCATTCCAGATTATAGAT GAGGAGAATGCCATAGGCGAGCATCAGACAGCTTGA